A window of the Brassica napus cultivar Da-Ae chromosome A2, Da-Ae, whole genome shotgun sequence genome harbors these coding sequences:
- the LOC106403231 gene encoding uncharacterized protein LOC106403231, with amino-acid sequence MVLLVLFCLCRWVTTRERGVGLFRYAQPQSASSSSSLLLFSIRPCVYPSPLSWFLSANIDLKNLLRHVIVSSSIVLPMAVSSSSCIHIHLGMPKAHFTQRSCLSRNPPVNITQRKPNITWKPSGEARRRCVSTSLNLGASSCKCTCLASLADFDAVAGSGWVPIGDQVLLMTSVFLTYMAGVIPLRNSGYSSKKNTVEEESPYLGASESSGRDTEFDGDLESVWDVVKGKLLDSLDAVKRESTLGSRVLKPKPPQGKPPLSLYAISERPQLYLLLSCFQKLEEETDKISNTISSDEWKVSFNDIVSEAYQGACTVWLKRELCVEDTDSDTAMTPLLIKMLNEKEAIFDKIRKSGKEDLFAEFLYFHRFGSLRKASCYDLSLFRTHGVAILEDLMITLADGVASIYLELISVDSKFSDEMNGGGGLDICSLSSRALQKLRNEVALYQWLHQNMEAVVSMYEDRFDLYILQTQVINNPDGGGETKSHSWWRKAKAASSSPLRYSVISDFSLPVKRTKELKALSGWRYYFSLFLELSDIGMPIIRVVVDKVSSVISFFLVTLIGRSVGLIFTGIRQSLRWK; translated from the exons atggtGCTTTTGGTCTTGTTTTGTCTCTGTCGTTGGGTCACgacgagagagagaggagtCGGTCTTTTCAGATACGCACAACCCCAATccgcttcttcttcatcatctctgCTCCTTTTCTCAATTCGTCCTTGCGTGTATCCTTCTCCTCTCTCTTGGTTCCTCTCTGCTAAC ATTGACCTCAAGAATCTCCTCAGACATGTTATAGTCTCGAGCTCTATAGTTTTACCAATGGCTGTGTCTTCATCTTCTTGCATTCACATTCACCTGGGGATGCCCAAAGCTCACTTCACTCAAAGGAGCTGCCTTTCCAGGAACCCTCCTGTAAACATCACCCAAAG GAAGCCTAACATCACATGGAAACCATCAGGGGAAGCTCGGAGACGTTGTGTCTCTACTTCCTTGAATCTTGGAGCGTCTTCTTGTAAATGTACTTGCTTGGCATCTCTCGCTGACTTTGATGCTGTTGCTGGCTCCGGTTGGGTTCCTATCGGTGACCAAGTTCTCCTCATGACCAGTGTTTTCCTCACGTATATGGCTGGAGTGATCCCTCTTCGAAACTCTGGTTACTCTTCTAAAAAGAACACAGTGGAGGAGGAGAGTCCATATCTTGGAGCTTCAGAGTCTTCTGGTAG GGACACAGAGTTTGATGGTGATTTGGAGTCTGTGTGGGATGTGGTGAAAGGAAAGCTTTTAGATTCTTTAGACGCCGTCAAGCGTGAGAGTACACTTGGAAGCAGAGTCCTGAAACCCAAACCTCCCCAAGGGAAGCCTCCTCTGAGCTTGTATGCGATATCCGAAAGGCCACAGTTGTACTTGCTCTTGTCTTGCTTCCAGAAACTTGAAGAAGAG ACAGATAAGATATCTAACACAATCAGTTCAGATGAATGGAAGGTTAGTTTTAATGATATTGTCAGTGAAGCATATCAAGGAGCGTGCACCGTTTGGCTAAAGAGGGAACTGTGTGTGGAAGACACTGATTCTGACACTGCGATGACTCCTTTGCTGATCAAAATGCTAAATGAAAAGGAAGCTATCTttgataaaataagaaaatcagGCAAGGAGGATCTGTTTGCAGAGTTCTTATACTTCCATAGATTTGGATCTTTAAGGAAAGCTTCCTGCTATGACCTGAGCTTGTTTCGCACTCATGGAGTTGCTATTTTGGAAGACTTGATGATAACGTTAGCAGATGGGGTCGCCAGCATCTACCTAGAGCTCATTTCCGTAGACAGCAAGTTTTCAGATGAGATGAACGGTGGAGGAGGGTTAGATATCTGTAGCCTCTCTAGTAGAGCACTTCAAAAACTACGCAACGag GTAGCTTTGTACCAGTGGTTGCATCAGAACATGGAAGCGGTTGTGTCTATGTATGAGGATCGGTTTGACCTCTACATTCTTCAAACTCAGGTGATCAACAACCCTGATGGTGGTGGTGAAACAAAAAGCCATAGCTGGTGGAGAAAAGCTAAAGCTGCCTCATCATCACCGTTGCGATACTCCGTAATAAGTGATTTCTCATTGCCTGTTAAACGAACAAAGGAGCTTAAGGCTTTATCAGGATG GAGGTACTACTTCAGTCTGTTTTTGGAGTTATCAGACATCGGGATGCCAATCATAAGAGTGGTGGTGGATAAAGTGAGTAGCGTCATATCCTTCTTTCTTGTCACCTTGATCGGTAGATCAGTTGGACTCATTTTTACTGGCATTAGACAATCTCTCCGGTGGAAATGA